In Macrotis lagotis isolate mMagLag1 chromosome 8, bilby.v1.9.chrom.fasta, whole genome shotgun sequence, a single genomic region encodes these proteins:
- the PIGO gene encoding GPI ethanolamine phosphate transferase 3 isoform X2, with protein MLKALVLLFLTWVCFLFYAGIALFTSGFLLTRLELTNHSNCQELPGKGPLVGGGRGEPGACWTAPRFSRAVVVLIDALRFDFVQPWPGGLPAPQPFLGRLGSIHRLLEAQPQHARLYRFLADPPTTTMQRLKALTTGSLPTFIDAGSNFASYAIEEDNLIAQLNNTGKRVVFMGDDTWEGLFPGAFSQAFFFPSFNVKDLHTVDNGILEHLYPTMDRDDWDLLIAHFLGVDHCGHKHGPHHPEMVKKLNQMDQMLQTLVERLDNDTLLVVAGDHGMTETGDHGGDSKPEVTAALFLYSPLPLFPKAPLEDPEVVPQVNLVPTLALLLGLPIPFGNIGEVMMDLFSGEGDAQPLATSLAQAFAYHLNAQQVSRFLHAYSLAAQDLPLEELQRLQNLFSSASSDYKRLLDQLKTDEVREADIQALISQLRLFLRGARTACTETWARFRPARMIGGTVLLTSTCLLCLVTSGLTSSPDFPFHSLLLRSVAWGLAGTTLLAGGLMAIGTKLELALLCAGGSASSLLAFLWALKSRGRPTMTAFLPGPLPILVLLFLRSAALFSDSFILAEAQVAPFLLRSLSLFLVARLQWEGRLLVGGPPTPCLSSPTASSTRREGPQALGLLMGLLLCVRLSSLFHRCPEETPMCQSSPWLAPLASVTGGQVKNLWYGACLGALGVLVLSVRFWLRRCGNLNSPAPPVLFVRWGLPLMALGTAAHWALSSGSAEAPPRLQALVSGAVAGLPRAVLGLAAVGLGLLLWQPVTVLVKTGANSPSPIVVPFVGPPASQADLDYVVPQIYRRMQAALRGKLAGDGGQTPLALAAYGLGSVYSAAVVTVLALLAFPLLLLHTERISLAFLILFLQSFLLLQLLATAVGTPARSPGPFSVPWLAISAWALTATQTFYSTGHQPVFPAIHWNAAFVGFPEGHGSSPVLPALLVGANTFASHLLFSGSWLPTALALALCV; from the exons ATGCTGAAGGCCCTGGTACTGCTTTTCCTGACCTGggtctgtttcctcttttatgcTGGCATTGCTCTCTTCACCAGCGGCTTCCTGCTCACCCGACTGGAGCTTACCAATCACAGCAACTGTCAGGAGTTGCCTGGAAAGGGACCTCTGGTGGGAGGTGGCCGAGGTGAACCAGGGGCCTGCTGGACAGCTCCTCGATTTTCCCGAGCTGTGGTAGTGTTGATAGATGCACTTCGATTTGATTTTGTGCAGCCTTGGCCAGGTGGCCTTCCTGCCCCACAACCTTTCTTAGGAAGACTGGGCTCCATACATCGCCTTCTAGAAGCCCAGCCACAACATGCTCGCCTCTACCGGTTCCTGGCTGATCCACCCACCACCACCATGCAACGACTCAAGGCCCTCACCACAGGCTCTTTACCTACCTTCATTGATGCTGGGAGCAACTTTGCTAGCTATGCCATAGAAGAAGATAATCTCATTGCTCAGCTCAACAATACTG GGAAACGAGTGGTCTTCATGGGGGATGACACTTGGGAGGGCCTGTTCCCGGGAGCTTTTTCTCAAGCGTTCTTCTTCCCATCCTTCAATGTCAAAGATCTTCACACTGTGGACAATGGAATTCTGGAGCACCTCTACCCCACCA TGGACAGAGATGACTGGGACCTGCTGATTGCTCACTTCCTGGGTGTAGATCACTGTGGCCACAAACATGGTCCCCACCATCCTGAGATGGTCAAGAAACTCAACCAGATGGACCAGATGCTTCA GACGCTTGTGGAGCGACTGGACAATGATACACTGCTAGTAGTGGCTGGAGATCATGGCATGACAGAGACAGGCGACCATGGTGGAGACAGCAAGCCAGAAGTCACGGCTGCACTCTTTCTATACAGCCCTTTGCCCCTTTTCCCCAAAGCTCCCCTGGAG GACCCAGAAGTAGTTCCCCAGGTGAACTTGGTGCCAACGCTGGCACTTCTCCTTGGCCTGCCCATACCTTTTGGAAACATAGGAGAGGTGATGATGGACCTGTTTTCAGGGGAAGGAGATGCCCAGCCTCTTGCTACCTCTCTTGCCCAAGCCTTTGCCTACCATCTCAATGCCCAACAG GTATCCCGATTTCTTCATGCTTACTCATTAGCTGCCCAGGACTTGCCCCTTGAGGAGCTGCAGCGCCTTCAGAACCTCTTCTCTTCTGCATCCTCTGATTATAAACGACTGCTAGATCAGCTAAAGACTGATGAGGTCAGAGAGGCTGACATACAGGCTCTGATCTCCCAGCTGAGATTGTTCTTGCGTGGGGCGAGGACAGCCTGCACAGAGACATGGGCTCGATTCCGCCCAGCCCGAATGATTGGGGGCACCGTACTCCTGACCTCCACCTGCCTCCTCTGCCTAGTGACCTCTGGGCTCACCAGCTCCCCTGATTTCCCTTTCCATTCCCTGCTCCTAAGATCTGTGGCTTGGGGTCTGGCAGGGACCACCTTGCTAGCTGGGGGACTCATGGCCATTGGGACCAAGCTAGAGCTAGCTTTGTTGTGTGCAGGAGGTTCAGCCAGCTCCCTCCTGGCCTTCCTATGGGCCCTAAAGTCAAGGGGGAGGCCAACAATGACAGCCTTTCTCCCAGGCCCTTTGCCCATCCTGGTGCTCCTGTTTCTTCGCTCAGCTGCCCTCTTTTCTGACAGCTTCATCCTGGCTGAGGCCCAAGTAGCCCCATTCCTTCTGCGTTCACTGTCCCTGTTTCTAGTGGCTCGGTTGCAGTGGGAGGGCCGGCTTCTGGTGGGGGGACCCCCAACTCCTTGCCTCAGCTCCCCCACAGCATCTTCCACACGGCGGGAGGGTCCACAGGCCCTAGGGCTACTGATGGGCCTGCTTCTGTGTGTCCGCCTATCCAGTCTTTTCCATCGCTGCCCAGAAGAGACACCTATGTGCCAGTCATCACCCTGGTTAGCTCCTTTAGCTTCAGTGACTGGTggccaggttaagaacctctggtaTGGGGCTTGTCTTGGGGCACTAGGAGTATTGGTCCTTTCTGTACGGTTTTGGCTGCGCCGCTGTGGGAATCTAAATAGCCCTGCCCCTCCAGTTCTCTTTGTGCGCTGGGGATTGCCACTGATGGCACTGGGCACTGCTGCCCACTGGGCATTGTCCTCAGGCTCAGCTGAGGCTCCCCCCAGGCTACAGGCACTGGTGTCTGGGGCTGTGGCAGGGTTGCCCCGGGCTGTGCTGGGTCTGGCAGCTGTAGGACTAGGGCTGCTGCTTTGGCAACCTGTCACAGTTTTGGTCAAGACTGGGGCAAACAGCCCCAGCCCCATTGTTGTCCCTTTTGTTGGGCCCCCGGCCTCCCAGGCTGACCTGGACTACGTGGTTCCTCAGATCTACCGTCGAATGCAGGCGGCGCTGAGGGGGAAGCTGGCCGGGGATGGGGGCCAGACACCACTGGCGCTGGCTGCCTACGGGCTGGGGAGTGTGTACTCTGCCGCCGTGGTGACTGTTCTTGCCCTGCTGGCCTTCCCGCTGCTGCTGCTACACACTGAGCGGATCAGCCTCGCCTTCCTGATCCTCTTCCTGCAGAGTTTTCTACTCTTGCAGCTGCTCGCCACTGCTGTTGGGACCCCTGCTAGAAGCCCTG GTCCCTTCTCCGTGCCATGGCTAGCCATCTCTGCTTGGGCTCTCACAGCCACTCAGACCTTCTACTCCACAGGCCATCAACCTGTCTTTCCAGCTATCCACTGGAATGCTGCCTTTGTAGGCTTCCCTGAGGGGCATGGGTCATCCCCTGTGCTCCCTGCTCTGCTTGTGGGTGCCAATACCTTTGCCTCCCACCTTCTTTTTTCAG GCAGTTGGCTGCCCACTGCTCTTGCTCTGGCCCTTTGTGTGTGA
- the PIGO gene encoding GPI ethanolamine phosphate transferase 3 isoform X1, which yields MLKALVLLFLTWVCFLFYAGIALFTSGFLLTRLELTNHSNCQELPGKGPLVGGGRGEPGACWTAPRFSRAVVVLIDALRFDFVQPWPGGLPAPQPFLGRLGSIHRLLEAQPQHARLYRFLADPPTTTMQRLKALTTGSLPTFIDAGSNFASYAIEEDNLIAQLNNTGKRVVFMGDDTWEGLFPGAFSQAFFFPSFNVKDLHTVDNGILEHLYPTMDRDDWDLLIAHFLGVDHCGHKHGPHHPEMVKKLNQMDQMLQTLVERLDNDTLLVVAGDHGMTETGDHGGDSKPEVTAALFLYSPLPLFPKAPLEDPEVVPQVNLVPTLALLLGLPIPFGNIGEVMMDLFSGEGDAQPLATSLAQAFAYHLNAQQVSRFLHAYSLAAQDLPLEELQRLQNLFSSASSDYKRLLDQLKTDEVREADIQALISQLRLFLRGARTACTETWARFRPARMIGGTVLLTSTCLLCLVTSGLTSSPDFPFHSLLLRSVAWGLAGTTLLAGGLMAIGTKLELALLCAGGSASSLLAFLWALKSRGRPTMTAFLPGPLPILVLLFLRSAALFSDSFILAEAQVAPFLLRSLSLFLVARLQWEGRLLVGGPPTPCLSSPTASSTRREGPQALGLLMGLLLCVRLSSLFHRCPEETPMCQSSPWLAPLASVTGGQVKNLWYGACLGALGVLVLSVRFWLRRCGNLNSPAPPVLFVRWGLPLMALGTAAHWALSSGSAEAPPRLQALVSGAVAGLPRAVLGLAAVGLGLLLWQPVTVLVKTGANSPSPIVVPFVGPPASQADLDYVVPQIYRRMQAALRGKLAGDGGQTPLALAAYGLGSVYSAAVVTVLALLAFPLLLLHTERISLAFLILFLQSFLLLQLLATAVGTPARSPGPFSVPWLAISAWALTATQTFYSTGHQPVFPAIHWNAAFVGFPEGHGSSPVLPALLVGANTFASHLLFSVGCPLLLLWPFVCEGQCSMKKKSLASGAEVEVEKEEEPLMEMRLRDAPHHFNTALLQLGLKYLFILGVQVLACVLAASILRRHLMVWKVFAPKFIFEAVGFGVSSLALLLGLALVMWVDRAVGSWFKQLILSQER from the exons ATGCTGAAGGCCCTGGTACTGCTTTTCCTGACCTGggtctgtttcctcttttatgcTGGCATTGCTCTCTTCACCAGCGGCTTCCTGCTCACCCGACTGGAGCTTACCAATCACAGCAACTGTCAGGAGTTGCCTGGAAAGGGACCTCTGGTGGGAGGTGGCCGAGGTGAACCAGGGGCCTGCTGGACAGCTCCTCGATTTTCCCGAGCTGTGGTAGTGTTGATAGATGCACTTCGATTTGATTTTGTGCAGCCTTGGCCAGGTGGCCTTCCTGCCCCACAACCTTTCTTAGGAAGACTGGGCTCCATACATCGCCTTCTAGAAGCCCAGCCACAACATGCTCGCCTCTACCGGTTCCTGGCTGATCCACCCACCACCACCATGCAACGACTCAAGGCCCTCACCACAGGCTCTTTACCTACCTTCATTGATGCTGGGAGCAACTTTGCTAGCTATGCCATAGAAGAAGATAATCTCATTGCTCAGCTCAACAATACTG GGAAACGAGTGGTCTTCATGGGGGATGACACTTGGGAGGGCCTGTTCCCGGGAGCTTTTTCTCAAGCGTTCTTCTTCCCATCCTTCAATGTCAAAGATCTTCACACTGTGGACAATGGAATTCTGGAGCACCTCTACCCCACCA TGGACAGAGATGACTGGGACCTGCTGATTGCTCACTTCCTGGGTGTAGATCACTGTGGCCACAAACATGGTCCCCACCATCCTGAGATGGTCAAGAAACTCAACCAGATGGACCAGATGCTTCA GACGCTTGTGGAGCGACTGGACAATGATACACTGCTAGTAGTGGCTGGAGATCATGGCATGACAGAGACAGGCGACCATGGTGGAGACAGCAAGCCAGAAGTCACGGCTGCACTCTTTCTATACAGCCCTTTGCCCCTTTTCCCCAAAGCTCCCCTGGAG GACCCAGAAGTAGTTCCCCAGGTGAACTTGGTGCCAACGCTGGCACTTCTCCTTGGCCTGCCCATACCTTTTGGAAACATAGGAGAGGTGATGATGGACCTGTTTTCAGGGGAAGGAGATGCCCAGCCTCTTGCTACCTCTCTTGCCCAAGCCTTTGCCTACCATCTCAATGCCCAACAG GTATCCCGATTTCTTCATGCTTACTCATTAGCTGCCCAGGACTTGCCCCTTGAGGAGCTGCAGCGCCTTCAGAACCTCTTCTCTTCTGCATCCTCTGATTATAAACGACTGCTAGATCAGCTAAAGACTGATGAGGTCAGAGAGGCTGACATACAGGCTCTGATCTCCCAGCTGAGATTGTTCTTGCGTGGGGCGAGGACAGCCTGCACAGAGACATGGGCTCGATTCCGCCCAGCCCGAATGATTGGGGGCACCGTACTCCTGACCTCCACCTGCCTCCTCTGCCTAGTGACCTCTGGGCTCACCAGCTCCCCTGATTTCCCTTTCCATTCCCTGCTCCTAAGATCTGTGGCTTGGGGTCTGGCAGGGACCACCTTGCTAGCTGGGGGACTCATGGCCATTGGGACCAAGCTAGAGCTAGCTTTGTTGTGTGCAGGAGGTTCAGCCAGCTCCCTCCTGGCCTTCCTATGGGCCCTAAAGTCAAGGGGGAGGCCAACAATGACAGCCTTTCTCCCAGGCCCTTTGCCCATCCTGGTGCTCCTGTTTCTTCGCTCAGCTGCCCTCTTTTCTGACAGCTTCATCCTGGCTGAGGCCCAAGTAGCCCCATTCCTTCTGCGTTCACTGTCCCTGTTTCTAGTGGCTCGGTTGCAGTGGGAGGGCCGGCTTCTGGTGGGGGGACCCCCAACTCCTTGCCTCAGCTCCCCCACAGCATCTTCCACACGGCGGGAGGGTCCACAGGCCCTAGGGCTACTGATGGGCCTGCTTCTGTGTGTCCGCCTATCCAGTCTTTTCCATCGCTGCCCAGAAGAGACACCTATGTGCCAGTCATCACCCTGGTTAGCTCCTTTAGCTTCAGTGACTGGTggccaggttaagaacctctggtaTGGGGCTTGTCTTGGGGCACTAGGAGTATTGGTCCTTTCTGTACGGTTTTGGCTGCGCCGCTGTGGGAATCTAAATAGCCCTGCCCCTCCAGTTCTCTTTGTGCGCTGGGGATTGCCACTGATGGCACTGGGCACTGCTGCCCACTGGGCATTGTCCTCAGGCTCAGCTGAGGCTCCCCCCAGGCTACAGGCACTGGTGTCTGGGGCTGTGGCAGGGTTGCCCCGGGCTGTGCTGGGTCTGGCAGCTGTAGGACTAGGGCTGCTGCTTTGGCAACCTGTCACAGTTTTGGTCAAGACTGGGGCAAACAGCCCCAGCCCCATTGTTGTCCCTTTTGTTGGGCCCCCGGCCTCCCAGGCTGACCTGGACTACGTGGTTCCTCAGATCTACCGTCGAATGCAGGCGGCGCTGAGGGGGAAGCTGGCCGGGGATGGGGGCCAGACACCACTGGCGCTGGCTGCCTACGGGCTGGGGAGTGTGTACTCTGCCGCCGTGGTGACTGTTCTTGCCCTGCTGGCCTTCCCGCTGCTGCTGCTACACACTGAGCGGATCAGCCTCGCCTTCCTGATCCTCTTCCTGCAGAGTTTTCTACTCTTGCAGCTGCTCGCCACTGCTGTTGGGACCCCTGCTAGAAGCCCTG GTCCCTTCTCCGTGCCATGGCTAGCCATCTCTGCTTGGGCTCTCACAGCCACTCAGACCTTCTACTCCACAGGCCATCAACCTGTCTTTCCAGCTATCCACTGGAATGCTGCCTTTGTAGGCTTCCCTGAGGGGCATGGGTCATCCCCTGTGCTCCCTGCTCTGCTTGTGGGTGCCAATACCTTTGCCTCCCACCTTCTTTTTTCAG TTGGCTGCCCACTGCTCTTGCTCTGGCCCTTTGTGTGTGAGGGCCAATGCTCTATGAAGAAGAAGTCCTTGGCCAGTGGGGCTGAAGTggaagtagagaaagaagaggaaccCTTGATGGAGATGCGTCTCCGGGATGCTCCGCACCATTTCAACACTGCTCTCCTGCAGCTAGGCCTCAAGTACCTTTTCATCCTGGGTGTACAG GTCTTAGCTTGTGTTCTGGCAGCATCCATACTCCGCAGGCATCTCATGGTCTGGAAGGTGTTTGCTCCCAA GTTCATCTTTGAAGCTGTGGGTTTTGGGGTGAGCAGCCTGGCACTCCTTCTGGGTCTGGCCCTGGTGATGTGGGTAGACAGAGCTGTGGGGTCCTGGTTCAAGCAGCTCATTCTGTCCCAGGAGAGGTAA
- the PIGO gene encoding GPI ethanolamine phosphate transferase 3 isoform X3, which yields MLKALVLLFLTWVCFLFYAGIALFTSGFLLTRLELTNHSNCQELPGKGPLVGGGRGEPGACWTAPRFSRAVVVLIDALRFDFVQPWPGGLPAPQPFLGRLGSIHRLLEAQPQHARLYRFLADPPTTTMQRLKALTTGSLPTFIDAGSNFASYAIEEDNLIAQLNNTGKRVVFMGDDTWEGLFPGAFSQAFFFPSFNVKDLHTVDNGILEHLYPTMDRDDWDLLIAHFLGVDHCGHKHGPHHPEMVKKLNQMDQMLQTLVERLDNDTLLVVAGDHGMTETGDHGGDSKPEVTAALFLYSPLPLFPKAPLEDPEVVPQVNLVPTLALLLGLPIPFGNIGEVMMDLFSGEGDAQPLATSLAQAFAYHLNAQQVSRFLHAYSLAAQDLPLEELQRLQNLFSSASSDYKRLLDQLKTDEADLDYVVPQIYRRMQAALRGKLAGDGGQTPLALAAYGLGSVYSAAVVTVLALLAFPLLLLHTERISLAFLILFLQSFLLLQLLATAVGTPARSPGPFSVPWLAISAWALTATQTFYSTGHQPVFPAIHWNAAFVGFPEGHGSSPVLPALLVGANTFASHLLFSVGCPLLLLWPFVCEGQCSMKKKSLASGAEVEVEKEEEPLMEMRLRDAPHHFNTALLQLGLKYLFILGVQVLACVLAASILRRHLMVWKVFAPKFIFEAVGFGVSSLALLLGLALVMWVDRAVGSWFKQLILSQER from the exons ATGCTGAAGGCCCTGGTACTGCTTTTCCTGACCTGggtctgtttcctcttttatgcTGGCATTGCTCTCTTCACCAGCGGCTTCCTGCTCACCCGACTGGAGCTTACCAATCACAGCAACTGTCAGGAGTTGCCTGGAAAGGGACCTCTGGTGGGAGGTGGCCGAGGTGAACCAGGGGCCTGCTGGACAGCTCCTCGATTTTCCCGAGCTGTGGTAGTGTTGATAGATGCACTTCGATTTGATTTTGTGCAGCCTTGGCCAGGTGGCCTTCCTGCCCCACAACCTTTCTTAGGAAGACTGGGCTCCATACATCGCCTTCTAGAAGCCCAGCCACAACATGCTCGCCTCTACCGGTTCCTGGCTGATCCACCCACCACCACCATGCAACGACTCAAGGCCCTCACCACAGGCTCTTTACCTACCTTCATTGATGCTGGGAGCAACTTTGCTAGCTATGCCATAGAAGAAGATAATCTCATTGCTCAGCTCAACAATACTG GGAAACGAGTGGTCTTCATGGGGGATGACACTTGGGAGGGCCTGTTCCCGGGAGCTTTTTCTCAAGCGTTCTTCTTCCCATCCTTCAATGTCAAAGATCTTCACACTGTGGACAATGGAATTCTGGAGCACCTCTACCCCACCA TGGACAGAGATGACTGGGACCTGCTGATTGCTCACTTCCTGGGTGTAGATCACTGTGGCCACAAACATGGTCCCCACCATCCTGAGATGGTCAAGAAACTCAACCAGATGGACCAGATGCTTCA GACGCTTGTGGAGCGACTGGACAATGATACACTGCTAGTAGTGGCTGGAGATCATGGCATGACAGAGACAGGCGACCATGGTGGAGACAGCAAGCCAGAAGTCACGGCTGCACTCTTTCTATACAGCCCTTTGCCCCTTTTCCCCAAAGCTCCCCTGGAG GACCCAGAAGTAGTTCCCCAGGTGAACTTGGTGCCAACGCTGGCACTTCTCCTTGGCCTGCCCATACCTTTTGGAAACATAGGAGAGGTGATGATGGACCTGTTTTCAGGGGAAGGAGATGCCCAGCCTCTTGCTACCTCTCTTGCCCAAGCCTTTGCCTACCATCTCAATGCCCAACAG GTATCCCGATTTCTTCATGCTTACTCATTAGCTGCCCAGGACTTGCCCCTTGAGGAGCTGCAGCGCCTTCAGAACCTCTTCTCTTCTGCATCCTCTGATTATAAACGACTGCTAGATCAGCTAAAGACTGATGAG GCTGACCTGGACTACGTGGTTCCTCAGATCTACCGTCGAATGCAGGCGGCGCTGAGGGGGAAGCTGGCCGGGGATGGGGGCCAGACACCACTGGCGCTGGCTGCCTACGGGCTGGGGAGTGTGTACTCTGCCGCCGTGGTGACTGTTCTTGCCCTGCTGGCCTTCCCGCTGCTGCTGCTACACACTGAGCGGATCAGCCTCGCCTTCCTGATCCTCTTCCTGCAGAGTTTTCTACTCTTGCAGCTGCTCGCCACTGCTGTTGGGACCCCTGCTAGAAGCCCTG GTCCCTTCTCCGTGCCATGGCTAGCCATCTCTGCTTGGGCTCTCACAGCCACTCAGACCTTCTACTCCACAGGCCATCAACCTGTCTTTCCAGCTATCCACTGGAATGCTGCCTTTGTAGGCTTCCCTGAGGGGCATGGGTCATCCCCTGTGCTCCCTGCTCTGCTTGTGGGTGCCAATACCTTTGCCTCCCACCTTCTTTTTTCAG TTGGCTGCCCACTGCTCTTGCTCTGGCCCTTTGTGTGTGAGGGCCAATGCTCTATGAAGAAGAAGTCCTTGGCCAGTGGGGCTGAAGTggaagtagagaaagaagaggaaccCTTGATGGAGATGCGTCTCCGGGATGCTCCGCACCATTTCAACACTGCTCTCCTGCAGCTAGGCCTCAAGTACCTTTTCATCCTGGGTGTACAG GTCTTAGCTTGTGTTCTGGCAGCATCCATACTCCGCAGGCATCTCATGGTCTGGAAGGTGTTTGCTCCCAA GTTCATCTTTGAAGCTGTGGGTTTTGGGGTGAGCAGCCTGGCACTCCTTCTGGGTCTGGCCCTGGTGATGTGGGTAGACAGAGCTGTGGGGTCCTGGTTCAAGCAGCTCATTCTGTCCCAGGAGAGGTAA
- the PIGO gene encoding GPI ethanolamine phosphate transferase 3 isoform X4, with translation MLKALVLLFLTWVCFLFYAGIALFTSGFLLTRLELTNHSNCQELPGKGPLVGGGRGEPGACWTAPRFSRAVVVLIDALRFDFVQPWPGGLPAPQPFLGRLGSIHRLLEAQPQHARLYRFLADPPTTTMQRLKALTTGSLPTFIDAGSNFASYAIEEDNLIAQLNNTGKRVVFMGDDTWEGLFPGAFSQAFFFPSFNVKDLHTVDNGILEHLYPTMDRDDWDLLIAHFLGVDHCGHKHGPHHPEMVKKLNQMDQMLQTLVERLDNDTLLVVAGDHGMTETGDHGGDSKPEVTAALFLYSPLPLFPKAPLEDPEVVPQVNLVPTLALLLGLPIPFGNIGEVMMDLFSGEGDAQPLATSLAQAFAYHLNAQQVSRFLHAYSLAAQDLPLEELQRLQNLFSSASSDYKRLLDQLKTDEIYRRMQAALRGKLAGDGGQTPLALAAYGLGSVYSAAVVTVLALLAFPLLLLHTERISLAFLILFLQSFLLLQLLATAVGTPARSPGPFSVPWLAISAWALTATQTFYSTGHQPVFPAIHWNAAFVGFPEGHGSSPVLPALLVGANTFASHLLFSVGCPLLLLWPFVCEGQCSMKKKSLASGAEVEVEKEEEPLMEMRLRDAPHHFNTALLQLGLKYLFILGVQVLACVLAASILRRHLMVWKVFAPKFIFEAVGFGVSSLALLLGLALVMWVDRAVGSWFKQLILSQER, from the exons ATGCTGAAGGCCCTGGTACTGCTTTTCCTGACCTGggtctgtttcctcttttatgcTGGCATTGCTCTCTTCACCAGCGGCTTCCTGCTCACCCGACTGGAGCTTACCAATCACAGCAACTGTCAGGAGTTGCCTGGAAAGGGACCTCTGGTGGGAGGTGGCCGAGGTGAACCAGGGGCCTGCTGGACAGCTCCTCGATTTTCCCGAGCTGTGGTAGTGTTGATAGATGCACTTCGATTTGATTTTGTGCAGCCTTGGCCAGGTGGCCTTCCTGCCCCACAACCTTTCTTAGGAAGACTGGGCTCCATACATCGCCTTCTAGAAGCCCAGCCACAACATGCTCGCCTCTACCGGTTCCTGGCTGATCCACCCACCACCACCATGCAACGACTCAAGGCCCTCACCACAGGCTCTTTACCTACCTTCATTGATGCTGGGAGCAACTTTGCTAGCTATGCCATAGAAGAAGATAATCTCATTGCTCAGCTCAACAATACTG GGAAACGAGTGGTCTTCATGGGGGATGACACTTGGGAGGGCCTGTTCCCGGGAGCTTTTTCTCAAGCGTTCTTCTTCCCATCCTTCAATGTCAAAGATCTTCACACTGTGGACAATGGAATTCTGGAGCACCTCTACCCCACCA TGGACAGAGATGACTGGGACCTGCTGATTGCTCACTTCCTGGGTGTAGATCACTGTGGCCACAAACATGGTCCCCACCATCCTGAGATGGTCAAGAAACTCAACCAGATGGACCAGATGCTTCA GACGCTTGTGGAGCGACTGGACAATGATACACTGCTAGTAGTGGCTGGAGATCATGGCATGACAGAGACAGGCGACCATGGTGGAGACAGCAAGCCAGAAGTCACGGCTGCACTCTTTCTATACAGCCCTTTGCCCCTTTTCCCCAAAGCTCCCCTGGAG GACCCAGAAGTAGTTCCCCAGGTGAACTTGGTGCCAACGCTGGCACTTCTCCTTGGCCTGCCCATACCTTTTGGAAACATAGGAGAGGTGATGATGGACCTGTTTTCAGGGGAAGGAGATGCCCAGCCTCTTGCTACCTCTCTTGCCCAAGCCTTTGCCTACCATCTCAATGCCCAACAG GTATCCCGATTTCTTCATGCTTACTCATTAGCTGCCCAGGACTTGCCCCTTGAGGAGCTGCAGCGCCTTCAGAACCTCTTCTCTTCTGCATCCTCTGATTATAAACGACTGCTAGATCAGCTAAAGACTGATGAG ATCTACCGTCGAATGCAGGCGGCGCTGAGGGGGAAGCTGGCCGGGGATGGGGGCCAGACACCACTGGCGCTGGCTGCCTACGGGCTGGGGAGTGTGTACTCTGCCGCCGTGGTGACTGTTCTTGCCCTGCTGGCCTTCCCGCTGCTGCTGCTACACACTGAGCGGATCAGCCTCGCCTTCCTGATCCTCTTCCTGCAGAGTTTTCTACTCTTGCAGCTGCTCGCCACTGCTGTTGGGACCCCTGCTAGAAGCCCTG GTCCCTTCTCCGTGCCATGGCTAGCCATCTCTGCTTGGGCTCTCACAGCCACTCAGACCTTCTACTCCACAGGCCATCAACCTGTCTTTCCAGCTATCCACTGGAATGCTGCCTTTGTAGGCTTCCCTGAGGGGCATGGGTCATCCCCTGTGCTCCCTGCTCTGCTTGTGGGTGCCAATACCTTTGCCTCCCACCTTCTTTTTTCAG TTGGCTGCCCACTGCTCTTGCTCTGGCCCTTTGTGTGTGAGGGCCAATGCTCTATGAAGAAGAAGTCCTTGGCCAGTGGGGCTGAAGTggaagtagagaaagaagaggaaccCTTGATGGAGATGCGTCTCCGGGATGCTCCGCACCATTTCAACACTGCTCTCCTGCAGCTAGGCCTCAAGTACCTTTTCATCCTGGGTGTACAG GTCTTAGCTTGTGTTCTGGCAGCATCCATACTCCGCAGGCATCTCATGGTCTGGAAGGTGTTTGCTCCCAA GTTCATCTTTGAAGCTGTGGGTTTTGGGGTGAGCAGCCTGGCACTCCTTCTGGGTCTGGCCCTGGTGATGTGGGTAGACAGAGCTGTGGGGTCCTGGTTCAAGCAGCTCATTCTGTCCCAGGAGAGGTAA